A stretch of DNA from Acinetobacter wuhouensis:
AGCGTAATGAGCTATTGATAATTTCAACATGGGTATACCCTAAATATTCAGTACTTTTTCCTACAAATCCTAAGTGCTTCATAAAAAACCTTCAATAAATATAGTAAAGAGCTGTCTAAATTAAGCCAGACTCTCTTTTACAAATTTTGGATCAGCAATAAATAACCGAATAACGCCCATTATGTTAATTTTAGAAAGTTGATCCTAGACAGTATCGTGGACAATCGATCCCTCTAAATTCTTGAAATATTTCTGTTCAAAGGCTTCTGGACTTAACCAGCCGTTTGCAGAATGCCTTCTGACCCGATTGTAATAAATCTCAATATAATCAAACAAGACCGCATTCGCCTCTTTTCGAGTCGAAAACACACTGCCATGTACCACATGACCTTTTAATGTATGAAAGAAGCTTTCAGTCACTGCATTATCCCAACAGTTTCCACGTCTAGACATACTCTGAGTACAATCATTTTTCAGTAACAGCGCTCTAAAATCACGACTACAGTACTGTGAGCCTTGGTCCGAATGAACCATAACACCAGTTGGATAACCCTGACGAGCCATTGCATAGTTAAACGTATCACACACCAACTGGCGGTCTATTCGATGGCTGGTTTGCCACCCCACGATACGACGGCTAAATAAATCTAGCATCACACATAAATACAACCAACCTTCTTTAGTGCGGATATAGGTAATGTCTGTTGTCCAGACTTTATTAGGCTGAGTAACTGTAAATTGGCGATCCAACAAGTTGGGTGCTGTAGGCAAACGATGGGTTGAATCAGTCGTATGCTTGTATTTACGCGCAATCCTGCTACGTAAACCAAGCTTTTTTAGCATCCTTCCAATAGTACGTTCGCTCATGTTGTAACCTAAATCATGCATGTCATGTACTAATGAAGGTGCACCCAATCGTGCATGATGCTGCCAATATACGGCTTTTAAGTCATTATATTTCTGTGCCGTATTGGCTTGACGTTTTCGCCAGGCATAATAGCCTGAAGTGCTGACACCTAGGTATTTACAGGCAGAAGATACGGTGACTTCATTCATATCTAGATCTTGAATTACCGTGTACTTTTCTTGGCATGATCTGTTAGAAAGTACACATGCGCTTTTTTTAAGATGTCATTGGCTTCCTTGAGCTGTTTGACTTCTTTCTCTAATTCCACGATCCGCTGTTGTTCTGGTGAAAGTTGACGTTTGCTTGAACCTGCCGGATTGGTTTCACGAATCCATTTATCTAATGTTGAATAACCCACACCTAATTTCTGGGCGATTGCAGCTACAGACTCGTGTGAGTTTGAAAGTGCATAATCAATCGCTTGCTGTTTAAATTCGGGACTAAAACGTTTAGCCATTTCTTGAATCTCCAAAGATTAAAGTTACGTTATCTTTAGAGGGACGTGCTGTCCATTATTTTGTCTAGGATCAAGTCTTCAAGCTCACCTTAAAGAATTAACCTACTAGAGGATGCTCTTTCATTAAATTCTGTATGTCATTTGGGTCATAACAACCACATAAGCCTAGAAGCACTACGTCTGATATCTCATCAATACAACAACCTGAAACGATTTGCATACGTTGATTTTTGTCATATCCAAAAACTGTATATGTCAAATCTTCATCATCAAAATGATCTTTACAGATTGAACAGCAATCAGGGTATTTCTTCAAAACCTTATCAATATCTTTTTGCTGAGTAACAGTAACGCTCATATAACAACTCAAATAACTTTTCTTGGCCATAATTTTACATCTATATTTTTCTGAATATCCTTTTATTTAGCATGATGGGCATTATTCGGAATGAGAGCGGACAACTCTCGTTTTTTGTTATGGAAACTGCTAAAATACAAGTACGCCATTG
This window harbors:
- a CDS encoding IS3 family transposase (programmed frameshift); translation: MAKRFSPEFKQQAIDYALSNSHESVAAIAQKLGVGYSTLDKWIRETNPAGSSKRQLSPEQQRIVELEKEVKQLKEANDNLKKSACVLSNRSCQEKYTVIQDLDMNEVTVSSACKYLGVSTSGYYAWRKRQANTAQKYNDLKAVYWQHHARLGAPSLVHDMHDLGYNMSERTIGRMLKKLGLRSRIARKYKHTTDSTHRLPTAPNLLDRQFTVTQPNKVWTTDITYIRTKEGWLYLCVMLDLFSRRIVGWQTSHRIDRQLVCDTFNYAMARQGYPTGVMVHSDQGSQYCSRDFRALLLKNDCTQSMSRRGNCWDNAVTESFFHTLKGHVVHGSVFSTRKEANAVLFDYIEIYYNRVRRHSANGWLSPEAFEQKYFKNLEGSIVHDTV